One Lagenorhynchus albirostris chromosome 7, mLagAlb1.1, whole genome shotgun sequence genomic window, AACTCTGATcatgaattcttttattttgcagTGGATGTTCTGTGGCCTCAGCCCCCTCTAATACCGATCTTTCAATAAATAATAGGTATGTGACTATCTGTGGCAAATCAGCTCTGTAGCGACTGGACTCTGTCGTATTCTCTGTGGTATCCTCGGCACCAGGCCCAGTGTAATCACGCAACAGgtaatcgtttttttttttttttttttttttgcggtacgtgggcctctcactgttttggcctctcacattgcggagcacaggctccggacacgcaggctcagcggccacggctcacgggcccagccgctctgcggcatgagggatcttcccagaccggggcacgaacccgtgtcccctgcatcggcaggcggactctcaaccactgcgccaccagggaagcccgaacaggTACTTTTAACGAAAGCAGTTTCTCAGATGGTCTCCTCCCACTGGAAGGCAGTTACGAATGACCAAGCTATTTTCCTTTATCACGGTCGTATTTGCTGGGATTATAATAGACAGTGGCTGGTATTCCCACTCTACTCCTACTGGTATCACTCATGCCTACTGAGTTTGTTGCTAAAACCACTAGGATTCTCTTTCCTTTAAGGTGCCTATGGCTCTGGGGATTCAAGTTGTAAGAGCAGCACAATTTTCAGCCGTTGCCCGGCACTCTATTAAACTCAGGAGGATGGCCTCGTCGCTAATTTGTCCTCTACTAGGTCATGACAGAAAATAACCAGCTTGATGTCACATACAGAGCCATGTATCTGAACTCAAAGTCTCCCTGATTCACACAGGTCACAGCGACCAGACCATTAACCACGTTACTCTTCGGTGGGTCTTTACGGATGTGGCAATGACTACCTATATCCTGAGATTCTTTGGAGACTCCTCACAAAGACTGATGAATGATCCTTTTCCTCCTGTGTCTTCATTCCCTTTCAAGGGACGATGGGGTCCATTTCAGTTTGATTTCCAAATTTTGACACATAATAATTAAAGCATTACTGCAGGTTTGAAATCAAGAGTTTGGATTCTGAGTCCTCGGTCTGCTCTTTTGGCCTGGTAAATGGCTCATTCTTCTTTATTTACATGAATATATTCTCTCTTCTGGATGCCAAGACATGTAGCCTTCAATGCCCTTTCTGGTCTGAATGTTTCcgtccccacaaaattcatatttggaagtcctaacccccaaagtgatggtatcaGGTGGCGGGCCCTTTGGGACTTGATTAGGGTGTGAAGATGGAGGCCTCacgatggaattagtgcccttatcaaCGAGGTCAGAGATAAATGCCTCCCTCTCCTGCTGTATGATGATACAAGGAGAACTCTGCAGTGTGAGACCTGAAGCAGGCTTTCACCAGAACTGGACCGtttctgtattgtaaataagttcatttgtatcattttttttagattccacatataaatgatatttctctttctctgtgggtcagattgttttttaatgaagtgtGTGCAAGCAAGAACATTAGTtgttcccctccaccccacccagaACTTCATTAGGACAAATAGTGTAAAGATGAAAAGTGGTCTTATGCAGTGAACTTGTCTCCTCGTCTATTAATCATCCAATAATTTCCCAACTTCTTTGCAGTGAGATTTCCACGAGGATAAATCCAGGCCATGTAATGTGAGCAGAAGGGCTCTTGCCCTGTATAGTCCTGGCCCTTGAAAACGTCCCATGGGATGCACCGGACTTTTTCCCTTTACCACTGAGTGGAATAGACTCAAATACTGCAGAAAAATTTGCAGTCACCTGTTGATGATGGAAAAATCCACAAAACAGGGGGTACCCATGTCCCCGAATCACTCTTTGGAGAGCAACTTAGAACATCCATCTGATCAGGAATGCCTGCCTTGTGTTCTTATACCAGGGAAAGATAAGATTCTATTATGATCAAATTCCTGACAGCATTCTCTTTACCCGTTACAGCAGTCAGCATTAACTTAACCGACAAATATCTTTAACACCACACTATCCAAAAAACCTTTCTATACTTCATGTGTTGAAAATAGGAAATACCTCTCCCAAAACTTAAAGTGATCTTTTAAATTacgttataaaattatttatacaaGAAAAGAGATTGTGTTCtgtcaaaaccttttttaaaatcatgattttcttttcagaCATTTTTCAGCCTGTGAGGAAACACAAGTCGAGATTGCTTTGGACTTGAACACTAATGTAATTGAATGAGACGTGTCACGagtataaaaaatattctgtatttgttGACATTTCTTTGAGGATTCTTACATAAGGGAAAGGCACCTTTTAATTTCCACTCTGACAACCTCCCAGGCACAGGGGCTGTATTCCTTTGCCTTCAGATAGACATGGATTCCATGGAAATACTCCCGGGCAGCACGTCCCAAATCTCGACAATCCAGATTGTCTTTTTTCATCTGTTCCAGTCGGTGCAGCCTCAGATGAAGGCTAGAGAGAAGTTTATCGAGGAGGGTGTTGTTCCAGGCAGCACGGCTGTCCTCTGTGGTGAAGAGGTTGAAGACCTGCTGGAGCATCAGATGGTGGTGACAGGTGCCTTGAGTCACCTGGATTGGGGTGATATTCTCTCTTTTCCAAGGAAATTTGAAGTCGGTTCTGTCCTTTAGGCACCACTGAGAGGGGATCCTTTGCAACTGTTCCAGATGTTGGAAGACGTCCTTGTTTTCCTGGCTATGGCTTCTAGGCAAGTTCCAGCCAAGAGAGTAAGCAGGGATAGAGCAGAGCAGCACTCCTGCCACTAGCAAATAGATCTGGGCCATTAAGAAAGAGTGATTCACTAGACGGCCGCCAGGAGAGGCGTGGGCACCGCCAAACAATTAATGAGTGGGAAGCTTCCTTCCCTGGAA contains:
- the LOC132522928 gene encoding interferon alpha-13-like, with the translated sequence MAQIYLLVAGVLLCSIPAYSLGWNLPRSHSQENKDVFQHLEQLQRIPSQWCLKDRTDFKFPWKRENITPIQVTQGTCHHHLMLQQVFNLFTTEDSRAAWNNTLLDKLLSSLHLRLHRLEQMKKDNLDCRDLGRAAREYFHGIHVYLKAKEYSPCAWEVVRVEIKRCLSLM